DNA from Diaphorobacter limosus:
TTTGCAGCGTTGACAGGACTGCGTCCGCCTGGCCCATGCGTTGCTGCAGGCGCGCCAGCTCGATGCGCGGGCGTGCCGCCTGGGGGGCTGTGCTTGCAGCCTGCAGCAGCAGGGTCTGGGCGGCAGGCAGTTCGCCCCGGGCGCTGAGCGCCAGGGCCTGTTCGCACAGGTAGTGGGCCTGGCGCGTACTGAAATCGCCCTGACCGGCGCCTTGCATGCGCTGTGTGATGTCGGACGCCTGCTGCCAGTCGCGCGAACGTTCGTAGATGGCCAGCAGCGCCATGCGCGCCTGGGCCTCGAAGGGCGTGCCCTCCAGGCGGCGCAGCGCGTCCTCGGCGCGGTCGAGCAGGCCGGCCTTGAGGAAGTCCAGCGCCAGCGCATGCTGGGCACGCTCGCGGTCGGCGCGCGAGAGGTCGCCACGCGAGAGCAGGTGCTCGTGCACGCGCACGGCGCGGTTGTATTCGCCGCGGCGGCGAAACAGGTTGCCCAGCGCAAAGTGCAGCTCGGTGGTGTCCGGGTCGTTCTGTACGGCCTCGATAAAGGCGTCGATGGCCTGATCCTGCTGCTCGTTGAGCAGGTAGTTCAGGCCCTTGAAATATGCCTTGGGTGCGCGCCGGTTTTCCTCGCGCAGCTGGCGCAGATCCAGGCGCGAGGCCAGCCAGCCCAGGCCAAAGGCCAGCGGCAGTCCGAGCAGCAGCCAGGTGAAGTCAAATTCCATCGATGGGCAGATGTGGGGCTACGGGCTCTGCCGCGGGGGCAGGAGGCGCGGGGGCGGCGCTGGGTGGGGGCGCTTCGGCCTGGGCCTGGCGTGCGGCGCTGCGGTGGCGCCACCAGCGCGGCACCATGCCCAGAACGCCCACGACCACCCCGAGCGCAAATGCCGACAGCACGATCAGCACGGCCGGCGCCGTCCACTGGGTGCCAAAGAAAAAATGCACCGTGGCGTCTTGCTGATTGTTCAGTGCGAAGGCAAAGAGGGTAAAAAAAATGGCTGCCTTGAGCAGCCACAGGAGGTATTTCATGCATCTCCCCAGTGGTGGGCGAGATTCTACGGGTAGCGTCACGGCATCGGAACGGCTTGTGCAATGCAAGATAAAAATATGGCTCTAGCGCTTGCTGGATAAGCGCAGGCAGCTACATTTTTTGATGTTTGTGGTTCAGGAGGCCTGGGGCGGTTGGTCGACGGACTCGCGCAGGGCCTTGCCGGGCTTGAAATGCGGTACGCGCTTTTCTGGGATCTGCACCGCCTCGCCGCTGCGCGGGTTGCGGCCCAGCCGTGGCGGTCGGTGACTCACCGAGAAGCTGCCAAAGCCGCGGATCTCGATGCGATGTCCGCGCACCAGGGCGTCGCCCACGGCGTCCAGAATGGTCTTGACGGCGGTTTCGGCGTCGCGCTGGGTCAGCTGCTTAAAGCGTGCGGCCAGTTCTTCGACAAGATCGGATCGGGTCATGGTGTCTAGGCAGGTTTAAAAAACAACGGGCGCTCATCGGCGCCCGTCATGTTAGCCGCTGGCGTGCAGGCCAGCGGCTCGCTCCAGGGATTACTTGTCGGAGTTGTCCAGCTTGGCGCGCAGCAGGGCGCCCAGGCTGGTCGTGCCGGCATTTTCCTTGGCGGACTGGGCCGACAGGTGAGCCATGGCTTCCTGCTGGTCGGCCTGGTCCTTGGCCTTGATGGACAGCTGGATGTTGCGGGTCTTGCGATCCACATTCACCACCACGGCCGTCACTTCGTCGCCTTCCTTGAGCACGTTGCGGGCGTCTTCCACGCGGTCGCGGGAGATTTCCGATGCGCGCAGGTAGCCGACGATGTCTTCACCCAGATCGATCTCGGCGCCGCGGGCGTCCACGGTCTTGACCTTGCCGGTCACCGTCTGGCCCTTGTCGTTCACCGTCACGAAGGTCGTGAACGGGTCGCTGTCGAGCTGCTTGATGCCCAGGGAGATGCGCTCGCGGTCCACGTCCACGGCCAGCACGATGGCTTCGACTTCCTGGCCCTTCTTGTAGCTGCGCACGGCGGCTTCGCCGGTTTCATTCCAGGACAGGTCGGACAGGTGCACCAGGCCGTCGATGCCGGCGGCCAGACCCACGAACACACCAAAGTCGGTGATCGACTTGATCGGACCCTTGACGCGGTCGCCGCGCTTGGTGTTCTGGGCAAATTCCTGCCAGGGGTTGGCGCGGCACTGCTTCATGCCCAGGGAGATGCGGCGCTTGTCTTCGTCGATCTCCAGCACCATCACCTCGACCTCGTCGCCCAGGCTGACCAGCTTGTTGGGGGCCACGTTCTTGTTGGTCCAGTCCATCTCGGAGACGTGCACCAGGCCTTCGATGCCGGGCTCGAGCTCGACGAAGGCGCCGTAGTCGGCGATGTTGGTGACCTTGCCGAACAGGCGCGTGGCCGACGGATAGCGGCGCGAGACGCCCATCCAGGGGTCGTCGCCCATTTGCTTCAGGCCCAGGCTGACACGGTTCTTCTCGGTGTCGAACTTGAGGATCTTGGCCATGATTTCCTGGCCGGCGGTGACCACCTCGGAGGGGTGGCGCACGCGGCGCCATGCCATGTCGGTGATGTGCAGCAGGCCGTCGATGCCGCCCAGATCCACGAAAGCACCGTATTCGGTGATGTTCTTGACCACGCCATTGACGATGGCGCCTTCGCGCAGCGTCTCCATCAGCTTGGCGCGCTCTTCGCCCATGGAGGCTTCCACTACGGCGCGGCGGCTCAGCACCACGTTGTTGCGCTTGCGGTCGAGCTTGATGACCTTGAATTCCAGGGTCTTGTTCTCGTAGGGGGTCAGGTCCTTGACCGGGCGCGTGTCGATCAGCGAGCCGGG
Protein-coding regions in this window:
- a CDS encoding integration host factor subunit beta codes for the protein MTRSDLVEELAARFKQLTQRDAETAVKTILDAVGDALVRGHRIEIRGFGSFSVSHRPPRLGRNPRSGEAVQIPEKRVPHFKPGKALRESVDQPPQAS
- a CDS encoding LapA family protein, which codes for MKYLLWLLKAAIFFTLFAFALNNQQDATVHFFFGTQWTAPAVLIVLSAFALGVVVGVLGMVPRWWRHRSAARQAQAEAPPPSAAPAPPAPAAEPVAPHLPIDGI
- the lapB gene encoding lipopolysaccharide assembly protein LapB; the encoded protein is MEFDFTWLLLGLPLAFGLGWLASRLDLRQLREENRRAPKAYFKGLNYLLNEQQDQAIDAFIEAVQNDPDTTELHFALGNLFRRRGEYNRAVRVHEHLLSRGDLSRADRERAQHALALDFLKAGLLDRAEDALRRLEGTPFEAQARMALLAIYERSRDWQQASDITQRMQGAGQGDFSTRQAHYLCEQALALSARGELPAAQTLLLQAASTAPQAARPRIELARLQQRMGQADAVLSTLQTLAQTTPAALGLAAPLLVEAALASGQAEQAGALLRQHYEDMPTLDLLEAVVTLEAATQGSATAARAWYMRHLDKEPSLVAASKWLAGETLSQEQFHPQIQRALEQATKPLTRYRCAACGFEARQHFWQCPGCQSWDSYPARRVEEL
- the rpsA gene encoding 30S ribosomal protein S1 encodes the protein MSESFAALFEESLQRTEMRPGEVITAEVVRVEHNFVVVNAGLKSEAYVPIDEFKNDQGEIEVQVGDFVSVAIGSIENGYGDTILSRDTAKRLASWLSLEKALESGEFVTGTTSGKVKGGLTVLVNGIRAFLPGSLIDTRPVKDLTPYENKTLEFKVIKLDRKRNNVVLSRRAVVEASMGEERAKLMETLREGAIVNGVVKNITEYGAFVDLGGIDGLLHITDMAWRRVRHPSEVVTAGQEIMAKILKFDTEKNRVSLGLKQMGDDPWMGVSRRYPSATRLFGKVTNIADYGAFVELEPGIEGLVHVSEMDWTNKNVAPNKLVSLGDEVEVMVLEIDEDKRRISLGMKQCRANPWQEFAQNTKRGDRVKGPIKSITDFGVFVGLAAGIDGLVHLSDLSWNETGEAAVRSYKKGQEVEAIVLAVDVDRERISLGIKQLDSDPFTTFVTVNDKGQTVTGKVKTVDARGAEIDLGEDIVGYLRASEISRDRVEDARNVLKEGDEVTAVVVNVDRKTRNIQLSIKAKDQADQQEAMAHLSAQSAKENAGTTSLGALLRAKLDNSDK